From Macrobrachium rosenbergii isolate ZJJX-2024 chromosome 22, ASM4041242v1, whole genome shotgun sequence, the proteins below share one genomic window:
- the LOC136850510 gene encoding uncharacterized protein: MDGMKKQCSKSNAGCYTKANPDKKSGNETSPFPRDSKILGGNMDDRWIWKGKHPQSTFPPYLQKHNRPNITTNRLVTNQPLSPSTTEENKYFLQDWLQETTTTTERLVPNVPQYTLKWKEANLTHTINATPESIVPDASGNTLLISNATHSHDDAISQLQPSNSSIPTLILESMPQGLISSDNQSTPWVKNGDMSALPEETKTNEVFINLISTTNTYLSPLKSWERPETETISPLHHQRLDGTASPNSTSSYESYSASSFMFIVPLSVFMILSIISNMLVFTILCKDHLRKTFFLQYISLTVSNLLASIFSAPVLIAVILLPNSLSPVLCIFLSPSLILATVISVGSLSSISILRWWKFHNSALIRQHEKAVLCFYLLTLWIIGIGIILCFLSQEVIELKGSCSLSLISTSLQKSLPITAISVSMGLITIITANVLTIRKIKENCLNSHDNCIPFQNKIYYSQVLSNPQIFHQSSQNLYAPQSLDRNDTQLGKTTASQKSSNVRNTFTIEDESNPFASTNHLALNCPSKDLVYCNSEPESEHLYQIIEEDTQERFLDNATVSVHHESFTLPNAVESSNSSQAAAILKHETTLVKEPSPPTNLNHNNSAWKSNEGSYENEFPTGNEVGFENNFTQVKLNEENQNLRKTPNKTSHWPILQNPLNKGQYSHFQRENPLLMEPDCFNQIPNGFQNNGLSLPTLSITEIQESLCTGYMADLSATSSQLGTPNIKNRKKRAMHKHSSRINFGQNFGGESDDETNQQISQTQKSSLTKKSDRGGLQPSSGIPGERENDPTKRLKTHPVCQRCIQNSHRLIALYAIAYLPFIALQTAVYFMGPGILVIITLTYMILVSAIHSTLHCLQSPILKNAIRKFSKIAFFSKARKMNPGLSSKTLKHQVFPQTRISQSTKFTNSDKAVSLSHVKSPERPFSAPGTLTKLPKQLDSLSRPSSYPSIFTYLKVSESHADVQLKLPKHP, from the coding sequence ATGGACGGTATGAAAAAGCAGTGTTCTAAAAGCAATGCAGGATGTTATACAAAAGCAAATCCCGACAAGAAATCTGGTAATGAAACAAGCCCCTTCCCTCGCGATTCAAAAATACTCGGGGGAAATATGGATGACAGGTGGATATGGAAAGGTAAGCATCCACAATCCACATTCCCCCCTTACCTCCAAAAGCACAACCGACCCAATATCACAACGAACAGGTTAGTTACAAACCAACCTCTGTCGCCTTCAActacagaggaaaataaatacttcCTTCAAGACTGGTTACAAGAAACTACCACCACTACAGAAAGGCTGGTACCGAATGTTCCTCAATACACTCTGAAATGGAAAGAGGCCAATCTAACCCATACAATCAATGCTACTCCTGAGTCAATTGTACCAGACGCCAGTGGAAACACGTTACTCATCAGTAACGCAACTCATTCCCATGATGATGCAATATCACAGCTCCAACCATCCAATTCTTCCATTCCTACACTTATTCTAGAAAGTATGCCACAAGGATTGATTTCCTCTGATAACCAATCGACACCGTGGGTGAAGAACGGAGACATGAGTGCCCTGCCTGAAGAGACAAAAACGAATGAAGTATTTATCAATTTGATCAGCACCACCAACACATACTTGTCTCCACTCAAATCTTGGGAGCGTCCTGAAACCGAAACCATTTCACCTCTGCATCATCAAAGACTGGATGGCACGGCATCACCAAACAGTACGTCAAGTTATGAGAGCTATTCAGCATCATCCTTCATGTTCATTGTACCTTTGTCTGTTTTCATGATACTCTCTATTATCAGCAACATGCTTGTCTTTACCATACTGTGCAAGGATCACCTCAGGAAGACATTCTTTTTACAGTACATCAGCCTTACAGTTTCTAATCTCCTGGCAAGTATTTTCAGTGCACCTGTTCTTATAGCAGTTATACTCCTTCCCAATTCGCTGTCTCCTGTcttgtgcatttttctgtctCCATCGCTTATACTAGCAACAGTCATATCAGTTGGAAGTTTGTCGAGCATAAGTATTCTAAGATGGTGGAAATTTCATAACTCTGCTCTGATAAGACAACATGAGAAGGCAGTATTATGCTTTTATCTGCTTACCCTCTGGATCATAGGAATTGGAATAATACTGTGTTTTCTGTCACAAGAAGTCATTGAACTCAAAGGCTCATGTTCACTGAGCCTGATCTCAACATCCTTACAAAAATCGCTTCCTATAACGGCTATTTCTGTAAGCATGGGGCTCATAACTATCATCACAGCAAATGTCTtaactataagaaaaataaaggaaaactgtcTTAATTCACATGATAACTGCATACCTTTCCAAAACAAAATCTATTATAGTCAAGTTCTCAGTAACCCTCAAATATTTCACCAAAGTTCTCAAAACTTATATGCACCACAGAGTCTCGACAGGAATGATACACAGTTAGGCAAAACAACTGCCTCACAAAAAAGTTCAAATGTACGTAACACATTCACTATTGAAGATGAATCGAATCCTTTTGCAAGTACAAATCACCTAGCACTGAATTGTCCAAGCAAAGACTTAGTGTATTGTAACAGTGAACCTGAAAGTGAGCATCTGTACCAGATAATTGAAGAAGACACACAGGAACGTTTTCTTGACAATGCAACAGTTTCTGTTCACCATGAAAGTTTCACTTTACCCAATGCTGTGGAGAGTTCCAACAGTTCTCAGGCAGCAGCCATTCTGAAGCATGAGACAACTTTAGTCAAGGAACCATCCCCACCAACAaatttaaatcataataatagtGCTTGGAAATCTAATGAAGGAAGTTATGAAAATGAGTTTCCAACGGGAAATGAAGTTGGCTTTGAAAACAACTTTACCCAAGTCAAACTTAATGAAGAAAACCAAAATTTACGTAAAACCCCTAATAAAACGAGTCATTGGCCAATCCTCCAAAATCCTTTAAATAAAGGACAATACAGCCACTTTCAGCGTGAGAATCCCTTACTGATGGAACCAGACTGTTTCAACCAAATCCCAAATGGTTTCCAAAATAATGGCCTTTCATTACCAACACTCTCTATTACCGAAATTCAAGAATCATTATGCACAGGTTATATGGCAGATTTATCTGCTACATCAAGCCAACTTGGTACACCGaacataaaaaacagaaaaaaacgtgCAATGCACAAGCACTCCTCAAGGATAAATTTTGGCCAAAACTTTGGGGGCGAATCTGATGATGAAACAAATCAGCAAATTTCCCAAACCCAGAAAAGTTCTCTAACCAAAAAATCTGACAGGGGTGGTCTACAGCCATCCTCTGGAATACCAGGGGAAAGAGAAAACGATCCCACAAAAAGGCTGAAAACTCATCCTGTATGTCAGAGATGCATTCAAAATAGCCACAGATTAATTGCACTTTATGCGATTGCCTATTTGCCTTTTATAGCACTTCAAACAGCTGTGTACTTCATGGGACCTGGCATACTTGTCATAATAACCTTAACATACATGATACTCGTCAGTGCCATACACTCGACCCTGCATTGTTTGCAAAGCCCTATTCTGAAAAATGCAATTCGGAAATTTAGTAAAATAGCATTCTTCTCAAAAGCCAGGAAAATGAATCCTGGCTTATCatccaaaacattaaaacatcaagTATTTCCACAAACTCGAATTTCCCAAAGTACTAAATTTACGAACAGCGACAAGGCTGTTTCTTTAAGCCATGTTAAGTCACCAGAGAGACCTTTCAGTGCCCCAGGTACCCTGACCAAGCTCCCAAAACAACTTGACAGTCTGAGTCGACCGTCAAGCTACCCTTCAATTTTTACTTACTTAAAAGTAAGTGAGAGCCATGCGGATGTTCAGCTTAAACTTCCAAAACACCCTTAA